A genomic region of Arachis stenosperma cultivar V10309 chromosome 9, arast.V10309.gnm1.PFL2, whole genome shotgun sequence contains the following coding sequences:
- the LOC130949830 gene encoding uncharacterized protein LOC130949830 gives MASQSSSQGSRSSTKNRGRRRTCFCGERPVLQTSSTAENPGRRLWGCIGDGCDYFAWAEPEGQDPQIQRLKNKASSLKQELQKAERKFALALAVGILGWTMAGLLLYDRLN, from the exons ATGGCTAGTCAGTCGTCTTCCCAAGGTTCGCGTAGCAGCACCAAGAATCGTGGGAGAAGGAGGACGTGCTTCTGTGGAGAGAGACCGGTATTGCAGACATCATCTACAGCGGAGAATCCAGGAAGAAGATTATGGGGCTGC ATAGGAGATGGATGCGATTATTTTGCTTGGGCAGAGCCTGAAGGACAAGATCCACAAATTCAAAGACTGAAGAACAAAGCGAGCTCGTTGAAACAAGAACTGCAGAAAGCTGAAAGGAAATTTGCATTGGCACTTGCTGTTGGAATTCTTGGATGGACAATGGCTGGGCTGCTGCTATATGATCGACTTAATTGA